A stretch of Desulfovibrio sp. UIB00 DNA encodes these proteins:
- a CDS encoding rhodanese-like domain-containing protein, protein MTHTLSATPPRGRLYGLMSTLACFLLLAAVQVSAKDISVKDAASLLQNPPQGLTIVDVRTPAEFREGHLAGAVNMDFFGASFDSQILGLPKDKPVLLYCRTGNRSAGAYDAMEKEGITNILHMNEGITGWQKQGLPLQK, encoded by the coding sequence ACGCCACCGCGCGGCAGGCTTTACGGCCTGATGTCGACGCTCGCATGCTTCCTCCTGCTGGCTGCCGTTCAGGTTTCCGCCAAGGATATCAGCGTGAAGGACGCCGCAAGCCTGTTGCAGAATCCTCCACAGGGGCTGACCATTGTTGATGTGCGCACCCCGGCGGAATTCCGCGAGGGGCACCTTGCAGGCGCTGTCAACATGGACTTTTTCGGCGCATCCTTTGATTCGCAGATACTTGGCCTGCCCAAGGACAAGCCGGTGCTGCTCTATTGCCGCACGGGCAACCGCTCTGCCGGAGCCTACGACGCCATGGAAAAAGAAGGGATAACCAATATCCTTCACATGAATGAAGGCATCACGGGCTGGCAGAAACAAGGCCTGCCACTGCAAAAATAG
- a CDS encoding flagellar hook-basal body complex protein, producing MNSSLFIGATGMKTLSSGMNVISNNIANVSTIGYKQQNALFSDVFYAQQGNIGDSWDAQTNSKVALGQVGQGVQLDAVLTRYNQGALESSNTVTDMAISGKGFFQVTDKTGEEYYTRAGDLRPDNQGVWRTPAGMALMGYKYAEDGTKGGLAQVTVDRFAKMPAKATTAVDMRFNVGQSKDTSSDPTNPYFSLIGQYNASNVPPMNSSSYGYGQSITLYGADGTAHSATIYFDGAPSTTPGTTVEYLIASDVDAKGGKAQPLMAGTLSFNANGELSGMSAYTPSTAGSTNLADWNAAALSKDGIPQMTVNGTPVTVNLGITAKSGWQNSPGNAASVGTDPTALASMGNAYTRAADATTNYTSSSPVTRTRTQDGYAEGTLNNISISADGTVVGKFSNNKSMDLWQIPVCRFTSEDGLRREGNNLFAATKDSGNMEMGVAGTENYGKINAYNIENSNVDMSQEMVNMIVNQRGFQSNSKVVTTADQMLQKAMELKR from the coding sequence ATGAACTCGTCATTGTTTATCGGCGCCACGGGCATGAAAACGTTGAGTAGCGGCATGAACGTTATCTCAAACAACATCGCCAACGTGAGCACCATCGGGTACAAGCAGCAAAACGCTCTGTTCTCTGACGTTTTTTACGCGCAACAAGGGAACATAGGCGACTCGTGGGATGCGCAGACAAACTCCAAGGTTGCCCTTGGGCAGGTAGGCCAAGGCGTACAGCTGGACGCGGTGCTCACACGGTACAACCAGGGCGCTCTTGAGTCTTCCAATACCGTTACCGATATGGCCATCAGCGGCAAAGGCTTCTTTCAGGTAACGGACAAAACCGGCGAAGAGTATTACACCCGCGCGGGCGACCTCCGGCCCGACAATCAGGGAGTTTGGCGCACACCTGCTGGCATGGCCCTTATGGGGTACAAATACGCCGAGGACGGCACCAAGGGCGGTCTGGCGCAGGTTACGGTTGACAGATTCGCCAAGATGCCCGCCAAGGCCACCACGGCTGTTGATATGCGCTTTAATGTGGGACAGTCCAAAGACACTTCCAGCGACCCCACAAATCCCTATTTCAGCCTCATTGGTCAGTATAATGCCTCCAACGTGCCTCCCATGAACAGTTCCAGCTACGGCTACGGGCAGAGCATTACCCTGTATGGCGCCGACGGCACGGCCCACTCGGCCACAATCTATTTTGACGGCGCGCCTTCCACAACACCCGGAACGACTGTGGAGTACCTCATTGCCTCGGATGTCGATGCCAAGGGCGGCAAGGCCCAGCCCCTGATGGCGGGCACCCTCAGTTTCAATGCTAACGGTGAACTCTCGGGCATGTCGGCATACACCCCCAGCACTGCGGGCAGCACAAACCTTGCGGACTGGAACGCGGCCGCGCTCTCCAAGGACGGCATACCCCAGATGACGGTCAACGGTACGCCTGTCACAGTGAACCTGGGCATCACCGCCAAGAGCGGCTGGCAAAACAGTCCTGGCAATGCTGCCAGCGTGGGTACAGACCCCACGGCACTGGCGAGTATGGGCAACGCCTATACCCGCGCTGCGGATGCCACAACCAACTACACATCTTCCTCTCCTGTGACGCGCACACGCACCCAGGATGGATACGCCGAAGGCACACTGAACAACATCAGCATCAGCGCCGATGGCACGGTGGTGGGCAAGTTTTCCAACAACAAGAGCATGGATCTCTGGCAGATCCCTGTATGCCGTTTCACAAGCGAAGACGGCCTGCGCCGCGAGGGCAACAACCTCTTTGCCGCTACAAAAGATTCCGGCAATATGGAAATGGGCGTTGCGGGTACGGAAAACTACGGCAAGATAAACGCATACAACATTGAAAATTCCAACGTGGACATGTCCCAGGAAATGGTCAACATGATTGTCAACCAGCGCGGCTTTCAGTCCAACAGCAAGGTTGTGACCACGGCAGATCAGATGTTGCAAAAGGCCATGGAACTCAAACGGTAG
- a CDS encoding shikimate dehydrogenase: protein MSVAASPTNGTALYGVTGWPLAQTLSPLLHNTGFQTLGINALYQKWEVPPEKLPAFVESVRLLDIRGCSVTIPHKVGLLPLLDEVSPLARQVGAANTIYWKGDRLCGENTDVAGFMAPLADMPLGGADVLLLGAGGAARAVAAGLAAPDNAKRPARIFVATPSDKSHLPLAEEFGLTPLLWKDRHEPPTMLVVNTTPLGMRGKAEDDTPYDFSLAGSLPANGAAKATPLAYDIVYNPLETRFLREARAAGRCCISGLEMFFGQGDAQFRLWTGQGLPPESRRALEDALGQQPQ from the coding sequence ATGAGCGTCGCAGCATCCCCCACCAATGGTACCGCTCTCTATGGCGTCACCGGTTGGCCGCTGGCCCAGACACTTTCGCCCCTGTTGCACAATACGGGCTTCCAGACCCTGGGCATCAACGCACTGTACCAGAAATGGGAAGTGCCACCCGAAAAACTGCCCGCCTTTGTGGAAAGTGTTCGCCTGCTTGATATTCGCGGCTGCTCCGTAACCATCCCGCATAAGGTTGGTCTTTTGCCCCTGCTGGACGAAGTCAGCCCCCTTGCACGGCAGGTGGGCGCAGCCAATACCATCTACTGGAAGGGTGACCGCCTTTGCGGCGAAAACACCGATGTGGCCGGATTCATGGCTCCGCTCGCAGATATGCCTCTTGGCGGGGCGGACGTGCTGCTGCTGGGTGCGGGCGGCGCTGCCCGGGCCGTTGCCGCTGGCCTTGCCGCGCCGGACAATGCAAAGCGCCCTGCCAGAATCTTTGTGGCCACGCCTTCCGATAAATCGCACCTGCCGCTGGCCGAAGAATTCGGCCTTACGCCCCTGCTGTGGAAAGACCGTCACGAGCCTCCGACCATGCTGGTGGTCAACACCACCCCCCTTGGCATGCGCGGCAAGGCGGAAGATGATACCCCCTACGATTTCTCGCTGGCGGGGTCACTTCCCGCCAACGGTGCTGCCAAGGCAACACCCCTTGCCTACGATATTGTGTACAACCCCCTCGAAACCCGTTTTCTGCGCGAGGCCCGCGCTGCTGGGCGTTGCTGCATATCGGGCCTTGAAATGTTTTTTGGTCAGGGCGACGCGCAGTTCCGCCTCTGGACGGGGCAGGGGCTGCCGCCCGAATCACGCCGCGCCCTTGAGGACGCCCTTGGGCAACAGCCCCAATAA
- the aroQ gene encoding type II 3-dehydroquinate dehydratase, protein MRILVLHGVNLNMFGKRDPSQYGTATLADIDAALQSLAQELGATVECFQTNHEGLMVERIHQALGEGVDAVVINAGAWTHYSYAIADALAILPVPVVEVHMSNVHAREAFRHHSVLSPVCAGSVCGFGVESYLLGLRAAQSLAAKAAAKA, encoded by the coding sequence ATGCGAATTCTGGTGCTGCACGGCGTCAATTTGAACATGTTTGGCAAGCGCGACCCCTCACAATATGGCACGGCCACCCTGGCGGACATTGACGCAGCGCTGCAATCGCTTGCTCAGGAATTGGGCGCAACCGTGGAATGCTTTCAGACCAACCACGAGGGCCTGATGGTGGAGCGCATCCACCAGGCGCTTGGTGAGGGTGTTGACGCAGTGGTCATCAATGCGGGCGCATGGACGCACTACAGTTATGCCATTGCTGACGCCCTAGCCATTCTGCCTGTGCCCGTAGTGGAGGTTCACATGTCCAATGTTCACGCGCGCGAGGCGTTCCGGCACCATTCTGTGCTGTCGCCAGTGTGCGCGGGCAGCGTATGCGGATTCGGCGTTGAGAGTTATCTTCTCGGGCTGCGAGCCGCGCAATCGCTGGCGGCTAAAGCCGCAGCCAAAGCGTAG
- a CDS encoding 4Fe-4S dicluster domain-containing protein, protein MNEAINLNRLRDPAFTEEVDAHSGQKVSTCYQCGNCTAGCPAGFVYDMQVNQIMRAVQLGLKDAVLDSRSIWMCLSCSTCSQRCPNNIDVAGVMETLRHMARKEGRVAVPKVEKFWFSFLDTVRTFGRTHEIGTMALYMMRSLRVFTDVDLAPEALKKGKLGLKPHILPGGAGPVTRIFTRYKERAKREGVRP, encoded by the coding sequence ATGAACGAAGCCATTAACCTGAACCGCCTGCGCGACCCCGCCTTTACGGAGGAAGTGGATGCGCACAGCGGGCAAAAAGTGTCCACCTGCTATCAGTGCGGCAATTGTACTGCCGGCTGTCCCGCAGGGTTCGTTTACGACATGCAGGTCAACCAGATCATGCGGGCGGTACAGTTGGGCTTGAAGGACGCGGTACTTGATTCGCGTTCCATCTGGATGTGCCTGTCCTGTTCCACCTGTAGCCAGCGGTGTCCCAACAACATCGATGTGGCCGGAGTCATGGAGACCCTGCGCCACATGGCCCGCAAGGAAGGCCGCGTGGCCGTTCCCAAGGTGGAGAAATTCTGGTTTTCCTTCCTGGATACGGTGCGTACCTTTGGCCGCACCCACGAAATCGGCACCATGGCACTCTACATGATGCGCTCGCTCCGCGTGTTTACCGATGTTGACCTTGCGCCCGAAGCCCTCAAAAAGGGCAAGCTGGGCCTCAAGCCCCACATTCTGCCGGGCGGGGCAGGGCCGGTTACCCGTATCTTTACGCGCTACAAGGAACGCGCCAAGCGCGAGGGGGTGCGCCCATGA
- a CDS encoding CoB--CoM heterodisulfide reductase iron-sulfur subunit B family protein, with amino-acid sequence MNFAYYPGCSARGSSKDYEMSTQAVCKALDMRLVDIPDWNCCGSTPAHAVDTELSAALCVRNLDIAAQQKAEVLLTPCPSCLSNLRMAAKRMENPAFRSRVDELLDGPSAKQFPPVTSVMQGIAAQMEMDAIAARVRQSLKGLKLVAYYGCLMSRPAEVMNFGDPENPTLMEEMMSACGAEMLDFPLKTACCGASFGIPERPMTAKNSGRILDLATRLGADAIVVACPLCQMNLDLRQDQASAAMDTKFRMPVLYFTQMMGIAFDLPEEELGLNKLCVSPNGLIRKLGELRREEAAKPAEQKAKAAEGGR; translated from the coding sequence ATGAATTTTGCCTACTACCCCGGCTGCTCCGCCAGGGGTTCTTCAAAAGATTACGAAATGTCCACTCAGGCTGTGTGCAAGGCCCTGGACATGAGACTTGTGGATATTCCCGACTGGAACTGCTGCGGCTCCACCCCGGCCCATGCCGTGGATACGGAACTTTCCGCCGCTCTGTGCGTTCGCAATCTTGATATTGCCGCCCAGCAAAAAGCTGAAGTTCTGCTTACCCCATGCCCCAGCTGCCTTTCCAACCTGCGCATGGCTGCCAAGCGCATGGAAAATCCCGCCTTCCGCAGCCGGGTTGACGAGCTGCTGGACGGCCCCTCCGCCAAGCAGTTTCCGCCTGTCACCTCCGTCATGCAGGGCATTGCCGCGCAGATGGAAATGGACGCCATTGCCGCCCGCGTGCGCCAGAGCCTCAAGGGGCTCAAGCTCGTGGCCTACTACGGCTGCCTCATGAGCCGCCCGGCGGAAGTGATGAACTTTGGCGACCCCGAAAATCCCACGCTCATGGAAGAAATGATGTCTGCCTGCGGCGCGGAGATGCTTGATTTTCCGCTCAAGACAGCCTGCTGCGGCGCATCGTTCGGCATTCCCGAACGCCCCATGACAGCCAAAAACTCGGGGCGCATCCTTGATCTGGCAACCCGCCTTGGCGCGGACGCCATCGTAGTGGCCTGTCCTCTCTGCCAGATGAACCTTGACCTGCGCCAGGATCAGGCCAGCGCGGCCATGGACACCAAGTTCCGTATGCCGGTGCTCTACTTCACCCAGATGATGGGCATTGCCTTTGATCTGCCGGAAGAAGAACTGGGCCTGAACAAGCTGTGCGTGAGCCCCAACGGCCTTATCCGCAAACTGGGCGAGCTGCGCCGCGAGGAAGCAGCCAAGCCCGCAGAGCAGAAGGCCAAGGCCGCTGAAGGAGGCAGGTAA
- a CDS encoding CoB--CoM heterodisulfide reductase iron-sulfur subunit A family protein, translated as MRIGVFICHCGSNIAGTVDCAQVAAIARTYPDVVYADDPMYTCAEPGQAAIEAAIHEHKLDGVVVASCSPRMHEPTFRRTVERAGLNRYMLEMANIREHVSWIGKDMEANTNKAAELVQLAVEKLRNNKPLLAKSFDVNKRVLVIGGGVAGIQAALDCADGGIQVVLVERDATIGGKMAKLDKTFPTVDCSACILGPKMVDVAQHSNITLYAYSEVEDISGYVGNFTVKIRKRTTYVDWSLCTGCGACTEKCPAKKTPDTFNELTGNTTAITIAFPQAIPKKAVINPQFCRQLLKGKCGVCAKVCPTGAIKYDMEDEVITEEVGSIVAATGYDLMDWTVYKEYGGGAYPDVITSLQYERLLSASGPTGGHVKRPSDGREPKNIVFVQCVGSRDKSVGRPYCSGFCCMYTAKQAILTKDHIPDSKSFVFYMDIRAPGKMYDEFTRRAMEEYGTEYIRGRVSQIYPDGNGQMTVMGVDTLLGQPVEIKADLVVLAVGVEASKGSPQLAEKLRISYDSYGFFMESHVKLKPVETNTAGVYLAGVCQGVKDIPASVAQGSAAAAKVLALFSKDKLESDPQIAQVDIRRCVNCGKCIRCCPFGAIKEVEIRGEGKAQVIETVCQGCGLCTSTCPQGAIQLSHATDNQILAEVNALCQC; from the coding sequence ATGAGAATAGGCGTCTTTATCTGCCACTGCGGCAGCAACATCGCCGGAACTGTCGACTGCGCCCAGGTGGCGGCCATTGCCCGCACCTACCCGGACGTGGTCTATGCCGACGACCCCATGTACACCTGCGCCGAACCGGGGCAGGCGGCCATTGAGGCTGCCATCCACGAGCACAAGCTTGACGGCGTGGTTGTTGCCTCCTGTTCGCCCCGCATGCACGAACCCACCTTCCGCCGCACAGTGGAACGCGCGGGGCTGAACCGCTACATGCTTGAAATGGCCAACATCCGCGAGCATGTTTCGTGGATCGGCAAAGACATGGAAGCCAACACCAACAAGGCTGCCGAACTGGTGCAGCTTGCGGTGGAAAAACTGCGCAACAACAAGCCCCTGCTGGCCAAGAGCTTTGACGTCAACAAGCGCGTGCTTGTCATCGGCGGCGGCGTGGCTGGCATTCAGGCCGCGCTTGACTGCGCCGACGGCGGCATTCAGGTGGTGCTGGTGGAACGCGATGCGACCATCGGCGGCAAGATGGCAAAGCTGGACAAGACCTTCCCCACCGTTGACTGCTCGGCCTGTATTCTCGGCCCCAAGATGGTGGACGTGGCCCAGCACTCCAACATTACGCTCTACGCCTATTCCGAAGTGGAAGACATTTCGGGCTATGTGGGCAACTTTACAGTTAAAATCCGCAAGCGCACCACCTATGTGGACTGGAGCCTGTGCACGGGCTGCGGCGCCTGCACCGAAAAATGCCCGGCCAAGAAAACGCCCGACACCTTCAATGAACTGACGGGCAACACCACGGCCATCACCATTGCCTTTCCGCAGGCCATCCCCAAGAAGGCCGTCATCAATCCGCAGTTCTGCCGCCAGCTTCTCAAGGGCAAGTGCGGCGTGTGCGCCAAGGTGTGCCCCACCGGGGCCATCAAGTACGACATGGAAGATGAAGTCATCACCGAAGAAGTGGGCAGCATTGTTGCCGCCACCGGTTATGACCTCATGGACTGGACCGTGTACAAGGAATACGGCGGCGGCGCGTACCCCGACGTCATCACCTCCCTGCAGTACGAGCGCCTGCTCTCCGCATCCGGCCCCACGGGGGGGCATGTGAAGCGTCCCTCTGACGGCAGGGAACCCAAGAACATCGTCTTTGTGCAGTGCGTCGGCTCGCGCGACAAATCCGTTGGCCGTCCCTACTGCTCCGGCTTCTGCTGCATGTACACGGCCAAGCAGGCCATCCTGACCAAGGATCACATTCCCGATTCCAAGTCCTTTGTCTTCTACATGGACATCCGCGCTCCAGGGAAGATGTACGACGAGTTTACCCGCCGGGCCATGGAAGAATACGGCACGGAATACATCCGTGGCCGCGTGTCGCAGATTTACCCCGACGGCAACGGCCAGATGACGGTCATGGGCGTGGATACCCTGCTGGGCCAGCCCGTGGAAATCAAGGCCGACCTGGTGGTGCTTGCCGTGGGCGTCGAGGCCAGCAAGGGCTCGCCCCAGCTGGCGGAAAAGCTGCGTATCTCCTACGACAGCTACGGCTTCTTCATGGAAAGCCACGTCAAGCTCAAGCCTGTGGAAACCAATACCGCCGGCGTGTATCTGGCGGGCGTGTGCCAGGGGGTCAAGGACATTCCCGCCTCCGTGGCCCAGGGTTCCGCCGCTGCGGCCAAGGTTCTGGCGCTCTTCTCCAAGGACAAGCTTGAAAGCGACCCGCAGATCGCCCAGGTGGACATCCGCCGTTGCGTCAACTGCGGCAAGTGCATCCGCTGCTGCCCCTTTGGAGCCATCAAGGAAGTGGAAATCCGGGGCGAGGGCAAGGCTCAGGTCATCGAGACCGTGTGCCAGGGCTGCGGCCTGTGTACGTCCACCTGTCCGCAGGGGGCCATCCAGCTTTCACACGCTACTGACAACCAGATCCTTGCGGAGGTAAACGCCTTATGCCAGTGCTAA
- a CDS encoding hydrogenase iron-sulfur subunit: MPVLNGKELRIVGFLCNWCSYGGADTAGVARATQPTDLRVIRVPCSGRIDPLFIVKALLNGADGVLVSGCHPRDCHYAAGNFYARRRLEVLKQFLPVLGIDERRFEYTWVSASEGQRWQQVVTVFTDRIHKLGPAPKLEDPEPLLKIADMALTSLRSLGTGQNAALADLKEAIKAKLPELDCVLGWQQGYDAAHTVPLFMKTPEDVDKLVWGPFNVNNPAVYLPSFKGKKVGIVVKGCDSRSVVELLQENLIRREDVTIFALPCEGTLDMARVNQDLGRYTKIDGVTYDEAGVTITADGKDHRFCMTDYAQGKCYGCTTPSAVLADTLLGQPVKVDGAPNTPPELALLDSMTLDERLAFWRGQMDRCLRCYACRNACPMCVCRDYCVSDSRDPHWMTQEDSAKEKLFFQTIHAMHLAGRCTGCGECQRACPVGIPILALRQQIARAVAQLFDGYQPGLNPDEVPPLLGYEVVEKNIHERDWK; the protein is encoded by the coding sequence ATGCCAGTGCTAAACGGCAAAGAACTGAGAATTGTAGGTTTTCTCTGCAACTGGTGTTCGTATGGCGGTGCGGATACGGCCGGTGTGGCCCGCGCCACCCAGCCAACCGACCTGCGCGTCATCCGTGTTCCCTGCTCGGGCCGCATTGACCCGCTGTTCATCGTCAAGGCGCTGCTCAACGGCGCGGACGGCGTGCTGGTTTCCGGCTGCCACCCGCGCGACTGCCACTATGCCGCAGGCAACTTCTACGCCCGCCGCCGCCTCGAGGTGCTCAAGCAGTTCCTGCCCGTGCTGGGCATTGACGAACGCCGCTTTGAATACACCTGGGTTTCGGCCTCCGAAGGCCAGCGCTGGCAGCAGGTGGTCACGGTCTTTACCGACCGCATCCACAAGCTCGGCCCCGCGCCCAAGCTGGAAGATCCCGAACCGTTGCTCAAAATAGCCGACATGGCGCTGACCTCCCTGCGCTCCCTCGGCACAGGGCAGAACGCCGCCCTTGCCGACCTGAAAGAAGCCATCAAGGCCAAGCTGCCCGAGCTGGACTGCGTGCTCGGCTGGCAGCAGGGCTATGACGCCGCGCATACCGTGCCCCTGTTCATGAAGACCCCCGAGGACGTGGACAAGCTGGTGTGGGGGCCCTTTAACGTCAACAACCCCGCCGTGTACCTGCCCTCGTTCAAGGGCAAGAAGGTGGGCATTGTGGTCAAGGGCTGCGATTCCCGCTCGGTGGTTGAATTGCTGCAAGAAAACCTGATCCGCCGCGAAGATGTGACCATCTTCGCCCTGCCCTGCGAAGGCACGCTGGACATGGCCCGCGTCAATCAGGATCTGGGCCGCTACACCAAGATCGACGGCGTGACCTATGACGAGGCCGGCGTGACCATCACAGCCGACGGCAAGGATCACCGCTTCTGCATGACCGACTACGCCCAGGGCAAATGCTACGGCTGCACCACGCCTTCGGCAGTGCTGGCCGACACCCTGCTTGGTCAGCCCGTCAAGGTGGACGGCGCGCCCAATACCCCGCCGGAACTGGCCCTGCTCGATTCCATGACTCTGGACGAACGGCTCGCCTTCTGGCGCGGCCAGATGGACCGCTGCCTGCGCTGCTACGCCTGCCGCAACGCCTGTCCCATGTGCGTGTGCCGCGACTACTGCGTGTCTGACAGCCGCGACCCGCACTGGATGACGCAGGAAGACAGCGCCAAGGAAAAACTCTTCTTCCAGACCATCCACGCCATGCATCTGGCTGGCCGCTGCACAGGCTGCGGCGAATGCCAGCGCGCCTGCCCCGTGGGCATTCCCATCCTGGCCCTGCGCCAACAGATTGCCCGCGCTGTGGCCCAGCTTTTTGACGGCTACCAGCCCGGCCTCAATCCGGACGAAGTGCCGCCCCTGCTGGGCTATGAAGTGGTTGAAAAGAACATTCATGAGAGGGACTGGAAATGA
- a CDS encoding 4Fe-4S dicluster domain-containing protein, whose product MSMIRFVTPDGLPAFLAYLSQNGRRVLVPVEKPANKRSVVFEPWQEGKPFTLEKATVPAKEAVLPQCETLVRYKKTKDPENLERVTMSLDDKPEAQPTVVFACRPCDARGYAVLDRPYLKGPYADPYYKARREQLTVVTLTCGSGCNTCFCHWVGGGPTSPEGSDVLMTEIEGGYVLQGITPKGEELLAASSLSEGAELFPKAEAARKEAWASLVPAPNIKNAPEKVAARFNDTQFWQDQTDRCLSCGACTYFCPTCYCFTITDEGEGLSEKGGRRLRSWDNCMSSLFTREASGHNPRMLKAFRMRNRVSHKYSTYPENWGSFSCSGCGRCISNCPVCLDIRSIVLAAIEDGNDDKKSTDK is encoded by the coding sequence ATGAGCATGATCCGCTTTGTTACCCCTGACGGCTTGCCCGCGTTTCTCGCCTACCTCTCGCAGAATGGCCGCCGTGTCCTTGTGCCGGTAGAAAAGCCCGCCAACAAGCGCTCTGTGGTCTTTGAGCCGTGGCAGGAAGGCAAGCCGTTTACTCTGGAAAAGGCCACCGTGCCCGCCAAGGAAGCCGTGCTGCCCCAGTGCGAAACCCTGGTACGCTACAAAAAAACCAAGGATCCGGAAAACCTCGAGCGCGTCACCATGAGCCTGGACGACAAGCCCGAGGCTCAGCCCACCGTGGTTTTTGCCTGCCGCCCCTGCGATGCGCGGGGCTATGCGGTGCTTGACCGCCCCTACCTTAAAGGGCCTTACGCCGATCCTTACTACAAGGCGCGGCGCGAGCAGCTCACGGTGGTTACGCTCACCTGCGGCAGCGGCTGCAACACCTGCTTCTGCCACTGGGTTGGCGGCGGCCCAACCTCCCCCGAAGGCTCGGACGTGCTCATGACCGAGATCGAGGGCGGCTATGTGCTGCAAGGCATCACGCCCAAGGGCGAGGAGCTGCTGGCTGCGTCTTCCCTCTCGGAAGGGGCCGAACTCTTCCCCAAGGCGGAAGCCGCCCGCAAGGAAGCCTGGGCCAGCCTTGTGCCAGCACCCAATATCAAGAACGCGCCCGAAAAAGTGGCTGCCCGCTTTAACGACACGCAGTTCTGGCAGGATCAGACCGACCGCTGCCTCTCCTGCGGGGCCTGCACCTACTTTTGCCCCACCTGCTACTGCTTCACCATCACCGATGAGGGCGAAGGACTGAGCGAAAAAGGTGGCCGCCGTCTGCGCAGCTGGGACAACTGCATGTCCTCGCTGTTCACCCGCGAGGCCAGCGGCCACAACCCGCGCATGCTCAAGGCATTCCGCATGCGCAACCGCGTTTCGCACAAGTACTCCACCTATCCTGAAAACTGGGGTTCGTTCTCGTGCAGCGGCTGCGGCCGTTGCATCAGCAATTGCCCCGTCTGCCTGGACATCCGCTCCATCGTGCTGGCCGCCATTGAAGACGGCAACGATGACAAGAAGTCCACGGACAAGTAG
- a CDS encoding FAD/NAD(P)-binding protein: protein MLREITARPMMQGNPYLPMPATVAEVIQETGNIKTLRVVLDDEAAMKSFTYEPGQVGQISVFGAGESTFVINSPPSQKNYLQFSVMQAGEVTSAIHRLSPGDKVGVRAPLGNYFPYADWKGKDIFFVGGGIGMAPIRTIMLHVLEHRADFGKVSLLYGARSPRDMAFSYETEDWLRRDDLDCTLCIDAPFDGWPHKVGLIPNVLLELNPDPKNCVAVLCGPPIMIKFTVQALQKLNFAPENIVTTLEKRMKCGVGICGRCNIGGRYVCVDGPVFTWQELQDLPPEL from the coding sequence ATGCTGCGCGAAATCACGGCCCGTCCCATGATGCAGGGCAACCCCTACCTGCCCATGCCCGCCACCGTGGCCGAAGTCATACAGGAAACCGGCAACATCAAGACCCTGCGCGTGGTGCTGGACGATGAAGCCGCCATGAAGTCCTTTACCTACGAACCCGGCCAGGTGGGCCAGATCTCTGTATTCGGCGCTGGCGAATCCACCTTTGTCATCAACTCGCCGCCGTCGCAGAAGAACTACCTCCAGTTCTCCGTCATGCAGGCGGGCGAAGTGACCTCGGCCATCCACAGGCTCTCGCCCGGCGACAAGGTGGGCGTACGCGCCCCTCTGGGTAATTACTTTCCCTACGCCGACTGGAAGGGCAAGGACATCTTCTTTGTGGGCGGCGGCATCGGCATGGCGCCCATCCGTACCATCATGCTGCACGTGCTGGAACACCGCGCCGATTTCGGCAAGGTGAGCCTGCTCTACGGTGCACGCTCCCCGCGCGACATGGCCTTCAGCTATGAAACAGAAGACTGGCTGCGCCGCGATGATCTGGACTGCACCCTGTGCATCGACGCGCCCTTTGACGGCTGGCCGCACAAGGTGGGCCTGATCCCCAATGTGCTGCTGGAACTGAACCCCGACCCCAAAAACTGCGTGGCCGTGCTCTGCGGCCCGCCCATCATGATCAAGTTCACGGTGCAGGCCCTGCAAAAACTCAATTTTGCGCCTGAAAACATCGTGACCACGCTTGAAAAGCGCATGAAGTGCGGCGTCGGCATCTGCGGGCGCTGCAACATCGGCGGCCGCTACGTCTGCGTGGACGGCCCCGTGTTCACCTGGCAGGAATTGCAGGATCTGCCGCCGGAACTGTAA